In the genome of Dermacentor andersoni chromosome 3, qqDerAnde1_hic_scaffold, whole genome shotgun sequence, one region contains:
- the LOC126525187 gene encoding carboxypeptidase Q-like encodes MARFYALTCTLLVIYAAVISRSQEQYTCDSDTTLPSRLVREIRKYKPIVDKVIDTVVYGDEQNVTYEELAKFVDTFGARPSGSKSLEDSIDYMFDMLRGQGLDFVHTENASVVNWQRGHEEAWMVEPRLKRMDILGLGNSVSTPPGGITAPVLVIGCFDELEENSSKAKGKIVVFNQEFVTYGKTLNYRVQGASAAAKAGAVAALVRSLTPMSINSPHTGYMKYDENVTRIPTASITVEDAELLARLQERGSEPVVKLVMGAKSLPPASSRNTIAEIRGDSIPEEVVLISGHLDSWDVGQGAMDDGAGAFISWRALAVLRRLGLTPRRTLRCVLWTGEELHTAGAMEYFRRHFSREQHLMNLVMESDSGTFRPLGLSYSGSNEQARCIVAEVLRLFAPINATRLTLGASAPDLSSWIKEGVPGASLSTANEKYFYFHHTEADTMSVLDRHELDLCTALWAAASYIFADLSVRLPR; translated from the exons ATGGCCCGGTTTTACGCTCTCACCTGCACCCTCCTTGTGATTTATGCTGCAGTAATATCGCGATCCCAAGAGCAGTATACGTGCGACAGCGACACTACGCTTCCTTCGCGTTTGGTGCGCGAGATCCGTAAATACAAGCCAATCGTAGACAAGGTCATAGACACCGTCGTGTACGGCGACGAACAAAATGTGACGTACGAAGAACTGGCCAAGTTCGTGGACACGTTCGGCGCGAGGCCGTCTGGCAGCAAGAGCTTGGAAGACTCGATCGACTACATGTTCGACATGCTGCGAGGCCAGGGACTAGACTTCGTGCATACTGAGAACGCGAGCGTGGTAAACTGGCAGAGGGGTCACGAAGAAGCGTGGATGGTGGAGCCCAGGTTGAAGCGAATGGACATCCTTGGCTTGGGAAACAGTGTGTCCACGCCGCCAGGCGGCATAACGGCGCCGGTGCTCGTCATTGGGTGCTTCGACGAACTCGAGGAGAATTCGAGCAAG GCAAAGGGCAAAATAGTGGTGTTCAACCAGGAGTTCGTCACTTACGGAAAGACACTCAACTACCGCGTGCAGGGAGCTTCGGCAGCGGCGAAGGCAGGCGCCGTGGCCGCACTCGTCCGCTCCTTGACGCCCATGTCGATCAACAGCCCGCACACGGGTTACATGAAGTACGACGAAAACGTCACCAGGATACCGACTGCATCTATCACCGTCGAGGACGCCGAACTTCTGGCTCGACTGCAAGAACGAG gGAGCGAGCCTGTCGTGAAGCTGGTCATGGGAGCCAAGTCGCTGCCGCCTGCAAGCTCTCGAAACACGATTGCGGAAATTCGCGGCGACAGCATACCGGAAGAG GTTGTTCTGATATCCGGTCACTTAGACTCCTGGGACGTCGGGCAAGGTGCCATGGACGACGGCGCGGGCGCCTTCATCTCGTGGCGGGCTCTGGCCGTTCTGCGAAGGCTGGGCCTCACGCCTCGCCGCACGTTGCGCTGCGTCCTTTGGACGGGAGAGGAGCTACACACGGCAGGCGCGATGGAATACTTCCGCCGCCACTTTTCACGTGAGCAGCACCTCATGAACCTCGTCATGGAATCGGATTCGGGAACGTTCCGTCCTCTGGGCCTCTCCTATTCCGGGTCCAACGAGCAAGCTCGTTGCATCGTGGCCGAGGTGCTTCGCCTATTCGCTCCCATCAACGCGACGCGCCTCACGCTCGGCGCCTCGGCTCCGGACCTTTCGTCCTGGATCAAAGAGGGCGTACCCGGCGCGTCGCTTAGCACGGCGAACGAGAAGTACTTCTACTTCCACCACACCGAAGCGGACACGATGAGCGTGCTGGACCGCCACGAACTGGACCTCTGCACAGCGCTCTGGGCAGCCGCTTCGTACATTTTTGCGGACCTGAGCGTGCGGCTCCCGCGGTGA